CAGCGTGTAGTCCATGCCATCATGGTGGGGAGAGCGACCATGGTTACGCAAATCCGGGGTAATGATGTGAAAATCATCCTGTAGATACTTTACAATGCCCATCCAGTTGCTGGCTGATCCGAACAGGCCGTGCAGTAAACAGAGCGTGGGCTGCTCGGGCTTGCCGAATTTACGAAAATACAACTCAACAGCATGCTTGCTCATGTCAGATCATCCCCTGCCGCATGGGGACAATACAATAATTCATGCTCAACCGCGTGCAGGATGCCTTGGATAATCAATTGTGAACCGAGATTTTGTTTCAAGAGTCGATCGATTAGCTGCTGGCCGGGGAATTCATCTGAAAGTTGGGCTGCTTGAGCCAAAACCAGATGCGTTAATGGATGGCTGTTCAAATCAACCCTGCGACCTCGCAGGAGACAACCCCCGACGTGCTCACCCTTTCGATCCAGCATCAGCTGTGGATTGAGCGCATATTGACTCGCCGCCACCTCAGTTGCCCGCAGGAGTGGTCGGGGTTTGTCTTCACGCCTGGACACCAACAGCGTGAACTTGGGAAGAAATTTGAGGCGCTCGGTGAGTTGAAAGCGTTTCATATCACCGATCGAATCGATAAGACGCAGCAACTCCGGATTATCGATCACCTGCCGTATCTCCCAATCATTTGGCTCCAGCCAACGGATAAAACGCAGACCTGCCGAGTCAAGGAGTCGCCATAAACCGGCTATGTCGTAGCTTTTTTGGTGAACATGCAAGCACCGATCGGCAAACTCGATATCATCGACACTGGCGGTTCCCTGCCAACAGTTACCGTTGAAAAGTGTTGTTTCCGCCGCATCCGCCAGCGCTCTCGCCATCGACAATCGGTCCATGGAGCGGCTATCGTGACCGATGATACTCAAGGCCTGCAGGTATCGATCCAGGGGTTGCCGGCCATAACTGCCATCGAGCATGATGGCGATTACACCCTGCGGCGCCAACAGCCGACTGATATGTCGTAATCCCAGCAACGGATTACTCAAATGGGTCAATACACCATAGGACAGAATGACCTGGTAGCCGCCTTCCCTCACCGGCAGCGATTCATGATCCAGCAGGTCGCAAATGAAATAACGGAGATTGTCTATTCCTCGTTGCTTGCTGCGATGAG
This sequence is a window from Candidatus Thiodiazotropha sp. LNASS1. Protein-coding genes within it:
- a CDS encoding class I SAM-dependent methyltransferase gives rise to the protein MDKITAEVQAFYEAYPYPPDGRVNCDGYHARLLLSYLQRDSDESGRIHVLEAGCGRGLNLLAAAERQTDVDFTGVDINRVAIAEATHRSKQRGIDNLRYFICDLLDHESLPVREGGYQVILSYGVLTHLSNPLLGLRHISRLLAPQGVIAIMLDGSYGRQPLDRYLQALSIIGHDSRSMDRLSMARALADAAETTLFNGNCWQGTASVDDIEFADRCLHVHQKSYDIAGLWRLLDSAGLRFIRWLEPNDWEIRQVIDNPELLRLIDSIGDMKRFQLTERLKFLPKFTLLVSRREDKPRPLLRATEVAASQYALNPQLMLDRKGEHVGGCLLRGRRVDLNSHPLTHLVLAQAAQLSDEFPGQQLIDRLLKQNLGSQLIIQGILHAVEHELLYCPHAAGDDLT